From Solibacillus isronensis, the proteins below share one genomic window:
- a CDS encoding glycoside hydrolase family 28 protein: protein MQQHSTAVYNIEQFGAVGDGWANNTSAIKRAIEACSQGGGGTIYVPAGVYVTGAIELKSNMHLHLEAGSELLFSNDRADYPVISSRWEGASRDVYMSCIYACHAENIAITGFGTLNGQGAYWWKLFKEDSLAYPRPNLVSFDHCERVHIEQVKMINSPSWTIHPNVCDNVTVSGVTIINPANSPNTDGINPESCRNVKISDCSIDVGDDCIAIKAGTEDAERAIPCENITITNCTMLHGHGGVVFGSEMSGDIRNVVVSNCIFEGTDRGIRFKSRRGRGGTIENIRVSNIVMNNVICPFILNLYYYHGPRGLEPYVSDKSAQPVTALTPKFRHIHFSNITATNVTAAAGFLYGLPEMPVEDITFSHIRVAMKSGAEPDLPAMMMDLEPMKQRGFFCSNAEDVLFEHVTVQQHEGPAFEIINSKNIVMEHCRSKETAKDERLVQMTNVIS, encoded by the coding sequence ATGCAGCAGCATAGTACGGCGGTTTATAATATTGAACAGTTTGGTGCGGTTGGTGATGGCTGGGCCAATAACACATCGGCGATTAAGCGTGCAATAGAGGCTTGTTCACAAGGCGGAGGAGGAACGATATATGTGCCTGCCGGTGTGTATGTTACCGGTGCGATTGAATTAAAAAGTAATATGCATCTGCATTTGGAAGCGGGTTCCGAGCTTTTGTTTTCAAATGATCGAGCGGATTACCCGGTCATTTCTTCACGCTGGGAAGGGGCGAGTCGTGATGTGTATATGTCCTGTATTTATGCCTGTCATGCGGAAAATATCGCCATTACCGGTTTTGGCACATTGAATGGACAGGGTGCCTATTGGTGGAAGCTGTTTAAAGAGGATTCTCTTGCATACCCACGCCCTAATTTAGTGAGCTTTGATCATTGTGAGCGTGTACATATCGAGCAGGTGAAAATGATCAATTCTCCGAGCTGGACCATCCATCCGAATGTTTGTGATAATGTGACGGTTTCGGGAGTTACGATTATAAATCCGGCGAATTCCCCGAATACGGACGGCATTAATCCTGAATCATGCCGCAATGTGAAAATTTCCGATTGTTCGATTGATGTCGGGGATGACTGTATTGCGATAAAAGCGGGTACCGAGGATGCGGAGCGCGCAATTCCTTGTGAAAATATAACGATTACGAACTGTACGATGCTGCACGGTCATGGCGGGGTTGTCTTTGGCAGTGAGATGAGCGGGGACATTCGCAATGTCGTCGTATCGAACTGTATTTTTGAAGGAACAGACCGGGGCATTCGCTTTAAATCACGGCGCGGCCGAGGCGGTACGATTGAAAATATCCGTGTAAGCAATATTGTGATGAATAATGTCATTTGTCCGTTTATACTAAACTTATACTATTATCATGGTCCAAGAGGTTTGGAGCCCTATGTTTCGGATAAGAGTGCGCAGCCTGTGACAGCGCTGACACCGAAGTTCAGGCATATTCATTTTTCAAATATTACTGCAACAAACGTAACGGCGGCTGCGGGATTCTTATACGGTTTACCTGAAATGCCGGTTGAGGATATTACATTCAGCCATATCCGTGTTGCGATGAAGTCGGGTGCTGAACCGGATCTGCCGGCAATGATGATGGATTTGGAACCGATGAAACAACGTGGTTTTTTCTGTTCCAATGCAGAAGATGTATTGTTTGAGCATGTGACGGTCCAACAACATGAAGGGCCGGCATTTGAAATAATAAATAGTAAAAATATCGTAATGGAACATTGTCGCTCCAAAGAGACGGCAAAGGATGAAAGACTTGTTCAAATGACGAATGTTATAAGCTAG
- a CDS encoding ABC transporter substrate-binding protein — MDGTQKDVTLTFWFDDAGPLRNAIWEEMIAAFEEEYPHIHIEYKGFVKDIAKVKFNSALAMQSLPDVGSIYTSWLPEYTYREALVPLDTYFGNWPDGDKIEESVINYNRQLTPDNKLYGLPYTRNMDVLWVRKDWLADYGLETIETWDDFFHTVETFTDKELQQYGYSIRGGEGSSLQLQRMMYAYSGISMYIKNGESTIDDPRHVEFLEKYLSLYDLHTSRNDIVKDYKGMLDDFEHGAVGLIQHNIGSYAEHQKVLSPDQFQSLPLPKSVDGHYTVEAGNTMDMVMFEGTKHPKEAWTFISFIASLKGQSHWNKRVGQLPTHQEVLQEDWVQNSPHLQSALSVYEDPQTKMYEPPFYLIRYNSIRYTIVEPGLQEVLSGTKTIEQFLKEWSVAIENEYALYEKYHAQTSKR; from the coding sequence GTGGATGGCACGCAAAAAGATGTGACATTAACTTTTTGGTTTGATGATGCCGGTCCGTTAAGAAATGCTATTTGGGAAGAAATGATCGCCGCTTTTGAAGAGGAGTATCCACATATTCATATTGAATACAAAGGCTTCGTGAAGGATATTGCAAAAGTGAAATTCAATTCGGCACTCGCGATGCAGTCACTGCCGGATGTAGGAAGTATATATACAAGCTGGTTACCGGAATATACATACCGTGAAGCATTGGTGCCACTCGATACCTATTTTGGAAATTGGCCGGACGGTGATAAAATTGAGGAATCTGTCATTAATTACAATCGTCAATTAACACCGGATAATAAATTGTACGGATTGCCTTACACGCGAAATATGGATGTCCTTTGGGTTCGCAAAGATTGGCTCGCCGACTATGGTCTGGAAACGATTGAAACATGGGATGACTTTTTTCATACCGTTGAAACCTTTACGGATAAAGAGCTGCAACAGTACGGCTACAGCATTCGTGGCGGGGAAGGGTCGTCACTGCAGCTGCAGCGGATGATGTATGCCTACTCCGGGATTTCGATGTATATCAAAAATGGTGAAAGTACGATTGATGATCCCCGCCATGTGGAGTTTCTGGAAAAATATTTGTCGCTATATGATTTGCATACATCCAGAAATGATATTGTAAAAGATTATAAAGGAATGCTCGATGATTTTGAGCATGGGGCTGTCGGTTTAATCCAGCATAATATCGGCTCTTATGCAGAACATCAAAAAGTGCTGTCTCCGGATCAGTTCCAGTCATTGCCATTGCCGAAGTCGGTCGATGGTCATTACACTGTCGAGGCAGGCAACACGATGGACATGGTGATGTTCGAGGGTACGAAACATCCAAAAGAGGCGTGGACATTTATTTCTTTTATCGCGTCGCTAAAGGGACAAAGCCATTGGAACAAACGGGTTGGACAATTGCCGACACATCAGGAAGTGCTGCAGGAAGATTGGGTGCAAAATTCGCCGCATTTGCAGTCGGCGCTTTCTGTCTATGAAGATCCGCAAACAAAAATGTACGAGCCACCTTTTTATTTAATTAGGTACAACTCCATCCGGTATACGATTGTTGAACCGGGGCTCCAGGAAGTGCTGAGCGGTACGAAAACAATCGAGCAGTTCTTGAAAGAGTGGAGCGTGGCCATTGAAAATGAATATGCACTATATGAAAAATATCATGCCCAAACATCGAAGCGCTGA